Proteins encoded in a region of the Melospiza georgiana isolate bMelGeo1 chromosome 2, bMelGeo1.pri, whole genome shotgun sequence genome:
- the TMSB4X gene encoding thymosin beta-4, with protein MSDKPDMAEIEKFDKSKLKKTETQEKNPLPSKETIEQEKQAGES; from the exons ATGTCCGACAAACCAGACATGGCTGAGATCGAGAAATTTGACAAGTCCAAATTGAAGAAGACAGAGACGCAAGAGAAAAATCCGCTGCCTTCAAAAGAAA CAATTGAACAGGAGAAGCAAGCGGGTGAATCGTAA